A single region of the Devosia sp. FJ2-5-3 genome encodes:
- a CDS encoding DUF3309 family protein → MGLGTILIIILILLLIGALPTWGYSRGFGYFPSGILGLVLVVVIILVLMGRF, encoded by the coding sequence ATGGGCTTGGGCACCATTCTTATCATCATCCTGATCCTGCTCCTTATCGGCGCATTGCCGACCTGGGGCTATTCGCGCGGCTTTGGTTACTTCCCCTCCGGCATTCTCGGCCTGGTGCTGGTCGTGGTGATCATTCTCGTGCTTATGGGGCGCTTTTAG